ACGGGACAGGATCTCCTGTGTGAGTGCGTACTTCGATGGGCGTAGGATGATCCGGAAGAACAAGGATCCGGTAATCTGCGCCGGCGCGCTCCATTCCTTCTGTGATCTTCCCCGCGACGAGTTCGTCCACCCGCTCTATCGCCGTGATCTTATCTTTCAAACTGCCCTGATGCCCCATCTCATCCGGAGCTTCCACATGAATATAGGCAAAATCATAACCGTCTTTCGTCAGCGCGTTCACCGCTGCCATGGCCTTTCCTGTATAGTTCGTATTCAGTCCGCCGTTGGCTCCTTCCACTTCGATACAGTCCATGCCGGCCCCGACAGCGATTCCCTTCAGCAGGTCCACAGCAGAGATCATTACCCCCCTGAGTCCGGTCATCTCTTCAAATGACTTAAGCGCCGGGCGCCTGCCGGCTCCCCAGAACCAGGCAGAGTTGGCCGGATGCAGCCCTTTCCTTCTCCGTTCTGCGTTGACCGGGTGGTTTTCCAGTATGTCATAACTCTTTTTCATCATCTCCCGGAGGACAGCATCCTCCGGCAGATACGCTCCGATCCTCTTCGTCAGGATATCGTGGGGCGGCGTCAGCTCTGTCTCTTTTCCCTGCTTCATAATAAGCAGATGGCGGTAGCTTGTGCCTGTGTAGAACCGGTATCCCTCTCTCTCAAGCCCTTCTCTGAGCGCATCCAGAAGCACCGCCGCATCTTCCGTACTGATCTCATCAGAACTGTGATCGATGATCGTTCTTTCCTCATATGCACAGTCCTCCTCGGACAGTGTGACGATATTACACCGGAAAGACACATCCGTATCTTCCATATCGACGCCGATACTGAGCGCTTCCAGCGGAGAGCGTCCTGTATAGTATATGTCCGGGTCGTACCCCATCACAGCGAGATTGGCCGTGTCGCTTCCCGGCGCCATTCCTTCCGGCACCATGGAAACCATGCCCACTTCCGCCTTCTGTGCAAGCCGGTCCATGACCGGGGTGCGTGCGGCTTCAAGTGTTGTCCTGCCTCCCAGCTCTTTAAGAGGACGGCCTGCCATGCCGTCACTCAACACGATTATGTATTTCATGCTTCCTCCCTGCCTCTGCTATTCCTGAATACGTATCATATGCAGTATCTCATCTTTATATATTCCCGCCCGCGTATCATAATCGCCTTCCATCATGACCGGGGTGATAAATCCAAATTCACCGTCAAGCCCGTCTGCATGTACGATCTCAATATCTCCGAAGGAATCCCTGAGATCCGCAAGCATCTCCTGCGCATCCCCTTTCATGCGGATGAAGAAACGCCGTTTGGCGTCTGCCTTATCCTCAAGCTTAAGCTTATCCTGCTTCCACATCGTCATGATATTGCGGTTCAGATGCTTTGCCGCATCCACGACATCGGCCACCACCGCGCTGGCAGTCGGGAGCTTTCCTGCGCCGCTGCCATAAAACATCGCGTCTCCCAGGACATTGCCGTGCACGAAAATGGCGTTGAACACTCCGTTTACATTGTAGAGCGGATGTCCCGGATAGAGCATGCACGGCGCCACGATCGCGTGCAGGCGGTTCCCGCGGCGTTTGCTGGATGCCAGCAGCTTGATGGTCGTCCCCATTGCCTTCGCATATTTCATATCTTCCGCCGTGATCTTTGTAATGCCCTCACAGTAGATATCCTCAAAATCAACCTGCTGTCCGGAGATGAGTGAAGACAGGATCGCGATCTTCCTGCAGGCATCATAGCCTTCCACATCTGCCTCCGGATTGCGCTCCGCGAAACCGTTCGCCTGCGCTTCCTTCAGCACTTCATCGTAGTCTGCCCCCTCATAGAACATCTTTGTCATCATATAGTTCGTCGTACCGTTGAGTATACCAGTGATCTCTTCGATCTCATCTGCCGTCAGCGAAGAGTTCAGCGGGCGGATGATCGGAATGCCGCCCCCTACGCTCGCCTCAAAAAGGAAGTTGATGCCCTGGTCCTTTGCGATGGACAAAAGTTCCGCGCCATGCTTGGCCACAAGCGCCTTGTTCGACGTGGCAACACTCTTTCCGGCCTGCAGACACCGCTTCACAAAAGTGTAAGCAGGTTCGATGCCTCCCATGACCTCCACGACGATCTTGATATCATCGTCATCTATGATCGTTTCAAAATCATGGACGATCTTATCCTGGACCGGGTCGCCGGGAAACTCTTTCAGATCCAGTACATACTTTATATTCAGTTCATCGCCGATCCTCTGATTGATGCGGGCGCCGTTCGTACGGACGACTTCCACAACACCGGAACCGACTGTCCCGTATCCCATAACCGCTATATTTACCATAAATTCCTCCCTTTAGCTGCCGGCCGAGTATTTCAGATATGCATTGATGAACATATCGATGCCCCCGTCCAGCACAGCCGTAACATTACTGCATTCCTCGTTGGTACGATGGTCCTTCACCATAGTGTATGGCTGCATGACATAAGATCTTATCTGATTGCCGAAGCCGATCTCTTTCACCTCGCCCCTGATGTCAGACACCTTTTCCGCCTGTTCCTGCTCTTTGAGAAGCTGCAGCTTGACTTTCAGCATCTGCATTGCTTTCTCCTTGTTAAAGTGCTGGGAACGTTCATTCTGGCACTGGACTACAATGCCCGTTGGAAGATGGGTGATACGGATAGCGGACGACGTCTTGTTGACGTGCTGTCCTCCTGCTCCGCTGGCCCGGTACGTGTCAATCTTGAGTTCCTCGTCCGCGATCTCAATGTCGATCTCATCCTCAATATCCGGGACGACATCACATGAGGCAAAAGAAGTCTGCCGTTTTCCCGCCGCATTGAACGGGGAGATACGCACGAGACGGTGCACACCCTTCTCCGACTTCAGATATCCGTAGGCATTCTCGCCTTTCACCTCAAACGTGACCGTCTTGATACCTGTGATATCGCCGTCCAGATAGTCAAGCACTTCCATCGAATAGCCTTTTCGCTCTGCAAAACGGCTGTACATGCGGTAGAGCATGCCCGCCCAGTCGCACGACTCCGTCCCGCCGGCGCCGGCATGTATCGTCACGATGGCGTTGCACGCATCGTACTCTCCTGACAGGAGCGTCCTGATGCGCAGCGCCTCGAACTGTTCCTCAAAGCTTTGAATCTCTGCTTCCATCTCTTTCACCGCCGAAGCGTCATTTTCTTCGTAAGACATCTCGATGAGCAGATTGATATCCTCATATCCGTCATACAGGGAATGAATCGTCTTAACAAGCTCCTGCAGGTCTTTCAGTTCCTTCATTATCTGCTGGGATTCTTCCGGTCTGTCCCAGAATCCCGGCTCCTCTATCTTTCGTTCCAGCTCTTCGATCCGTTTCTCTTTGCCAGAGACGTCAAAGTGAATCCCTCATCTCGGCAAGAGGTTCTTCGTAAGCATTCATAATACTTTTAAATGCATCTAATTCAACCATATTGTCACCTCTTTCTTTTTTTATTTGCGCCCGCAGCACTGTTTGTATTTCTTTCCGCTTCCGCACGGGCACGGGTCATTCGGATATACTTTCTTCTCGGCGCGCCTCTTCGGCTCATGCGCCGCGCTCTCGTCTTTGTTTGTACCGGTCACTTTCGCCACCTGCTCCCGCTCTACTTTCTGTTCGATCCGTACATGGAACAGGGTGCGTATCGTGTCTTCTGTGATACTCTTTGTCATGGCCCCGAACATATCATAGCCAAGCATCTTGTACTCTACCTTCGGATCTCTCTGGCCGTAAGCCTGCAGTCCGATCCCCTGGCGCAGCTGATCCATATCGTCGATGTGGTCCATCCACTTGGCGTCGATCACCTTAAGAAGCACGACCCGCTCTATTTCACGCAGATGCTCCGGTTCCGGGAACTCTGTCTCCTTAAGCTCATAAGACTTCACCGCCCGCTCCTTGAGCAGATGCTTTAATTCCTTCTGGCTTATATCTTTGACATCCTCCTCCGTGACGGCCTCCATCGGAACGACATTGTGGATCGTCATATTCAGTTCCTGGAGATTCCAGTCTTCCGGCTCATCGTCAGGCGACACGATCATATCAACTACATTCTCCACATAATCATTTATCATATGGAAGATAGAATCACGCATATTCTCGCCGTCCAGTACGCGGCGTCTCTCTTCATATATGATCTCTCTCTGCTCATTCATGACCTGGTCATATTCGAGCAGGTTCTTACGGATACCGAAGTTGTTGCTCTCGATCTTCTGCTGTGCCTTCTCAATGGCATTGGAGAGCATCTTGTGTTCAATCTGTTCCCCGTCTTCTACGCCAAGCGTCGTAAATACGTTCATAAGCCTCTCGGAACCAAACAGGCGCATCAGATCATCCTCGAGAGAGATGTAGAACCTCGATTCGCCCGGGTCACCCTGACGTCCGGAACGGCCGCGCAGCTGATTGTCAATACGCCTTGCCTCATGCCGCTCCGTACCGATGATCTTCAGGCCTCCTGCGGCTCTCGCCTCGTCGTCCAGTTTGATATCAGTACCACGCCCCGCCATGTTGGTGGCGATCGTCACTGCGTCATGGATACCGGCCTGGGCCACGATCTCAGCCTCCTGCTCATGATACTTGGCATTCAGAACATTGTGGGGAATGCCCCTCTTTTTCAGCATACTGCTCAGAAGTTCGGAAGTCTCAATGGTGATCGTACCGACGAGCACCGGCTGGTGTTTTGCGTGCGCCTCTTCTATCTCGTCGCACACTGCCCGGAACTTTTCCTTCTGTGTCTTATATACGGCATCTTCCAGATCGATCCTCTGCACTGCCACATTTGTAGGTATCTCCACCACGTCCATGCCGTAAATGTCACGGAACTCTTTTTCTTCTGTGAGCGCGGTACCGGTCATACCGGATTTCTTGTCAAATTTATTGAACAGGTTCTGGAACGTGATCGTCGCCAGCGTCTTGCTCTCTCTTTTCACCTTGACGTGCTCCTTCGCCTCGATCGCCTGGTGGAGCCCGTCGGAGTAACGCCGTCCCGGCATGATACGGCCGGTAAATTCATCCACGATCAATACCTGGTCGTCCTTCACGACATAGTCCTGGTCACGGAACATGAGGTTATGCGCCCGCAGCGCCAGTATAATATTGTGCTGGATCTCGAGGTTATCCGGATCGGCAAGGTTCTCTATATGGAAGAATTTCTCTACTTTCTTTACGCCGTCCTCGGTCAGATTGATATTTTTCTCTTTTTCGTTGACGATAAAGTCGCCGGTCTCTTCAATGTCCTCCCCCATGATGGCGTTCATCTTGGAAAATTCACCGCTCGCCTCTCCTCGTTCCAGCTGGCGGGCAAGAATGTCGCACGCCTCATACAGTTTTGTGGATTTGCCGCTCTGTCCGGAAATGATGAGCGGAGTCCTCGCCTCGTCGATCAATACAGAGTCGACCTCGTCGATGATGGCAAATTTAAGCCCTCTTTGGACGAGCTGCTCTTTGTAGATGACCATATTGTCTCTCAGATAATCAAATCCGAGTTCATTGTTCGTCACATAGGTAATATCACAGTTATAAGCTTCCCGGCGCTCATCGTTATCCATGCTGTTGAGAACAACGCCCACTTTCAGGCCGAGAAATTCGTGAACCTGCCCCATCCATTCGGCGTCACGCTTTGCCAGGTAATCATTGACCGTGACGATGTGGACGCCCTCGCCTGTCAGGGCGTTCAGATATGCAGGCAGCGTAGACACAAGCGTCTTTCCTTCACCGGTCTTCATCTCTGCGATACGTCCCTGGTGCAGGATGATACCGCCGATGATCTGCACTCTGTAATGTTTCATCCCAAGTGTTCTCACCGCCGCTTCCCTGACAACAGCAAAAGCCTCCGGAAGAATGTCGTCTAACGTCTTTCCCTCCTTCAGCCTTTCTTTGAATTCCCGTGTTTTATCTCTCAGCTCGCCGTCTGAGAGCTTTTGTATCTCAGGCTCCAGAGCCTCGACAGCGTCCGCTATCGGATAGATCCTCTTCAGCTCGTTCTCGCTGTGTGTTCCAAATATTTTCTGTATTAAACCCATACTGCGTGTTTACTCCTTGTCCGTAAATTTACTCTATCCCTCATTCTAGCACTATACAAACTCCAATTCAACCCGTTTATAAAGAGTTCACAAACTGTTAATTTACTCGTCATTTGTATCGTTTCACCGTATCATACGGCACTTTCCCGCCGAACAGATCCAGGGCGCTTCCTATTGTAAAGTCCACGCTGCCGCC
This is a stretch of genomic DNA from [Clostridium] hylemonae DSM 15053. It encodes these proteins:
- the prfB gene encoding peptide chain release factor 2 (programmed frameshift); this translates as MVELDAFKSIMNAYEEPLAEMGIHFDVSGKEKRIEELERKIEEPGFWDRPEESQQIMKELKDLQELVKTIHSLYDGYEDINLLIEMSYEENDASAVKEMEAEIQSFEEQFEALRIRTLLSGEYDACNAIVTIHAGAGGTESCDWAGMLYRMYSRFAERKGYSMEVLDYLDGDITGIKTVTFEVKGENAYGYLKSEKGVHRLVRISPFNAAGKRQTSFASCDVVPDIEDEIDIEIADEELKIDTYRASGAGGQHVNKTSSAIRITHLPTGIVVQCQNERSQHFNKEKAMQMLKVKLQLLKEQEQAEKVSDIRGEVKEIGFGNQIRSYVMQPYTMVKDHRTNEECSNVTAVLDGGIDMFINAYLKYSAGS
- a CDS encoding homoserine dehydrogenase, with the translated sequence MVNIAVMGYGTVGSGVVEVVRTNGARINQRIGDELNIKYVLDLKEFPGDPVQDKIVHDFETIIDDDDIKIVVEVMGGIEPAYTFVKRCLQAGKSVATSNKALVAKHGAELLSIAKDQGINFLFEASVGGGIPIIRPLNSSLTADEIEEITGILNGTTNYMMTKMFYEGADYDEVLKEAQANGFAERNPEADVEGYDACRKIAILSSLISGQQVDFEDIYCEGITKITAEDMKYAKAMGTTIKLLASSKRRGNRLHAIVAPCMLYPGHPLYNVNGVFNAIFVHGNVLGDAMFYGSGAGKLPTASAVVADVVDAAKHLNRNIMTMWKQDKLKLEDKADAKRRFFIRMKGDAQEMLADLRDSFGDIEIVHADGLDGEFGFITPVMMEGDYDTRAGIYKDEILHMIRIQE
- the secA gene encoding preprotein translocase subunit SecA; the protein is MGLIQKIFGTHSENELKRIYPIADAVEALEPEIQKLSDGELRDKTREFKERLKEGKTLDDILPEAFAVVREAAVRTLGMKHYRVQIIGGIILHQGRIAEMKTGEGKTLVSTLPAYLNALTGEGVHIVTVNDYLAKRDAEWMGQVHEFLGLKVGVVLNSMDNDERREAYNCDITYVTNNELGFDYLRDNMVIYKEQLVQRGLKFAIIDEVDSVLIDEARTPLIISGQSGKSTKLYEACDILARQLERGEASGEFSKMNAIMGEDIEETGDFIVNEKEKNINLTEDGVKKVEKFFHIENLADPDNLEIQHNIILALRAHNLMFRDQDYVVKDDQVLIVDEFTGRIMPGRRYSDGLHQAIEAKEHVKVKRESKTLATITFQNLFNKFDKKSGMTGTALTEEKEFRDIYGMDVVEIPTNVAVQRIDLEDAVYKTQKEKFRAVCDEIEEAHAKHQPVLVGTITIETSELLSSMLKKRGIPHNVLNAKYHEQEAEIVAQAGIHDAVTIATNMAGRGTDIKLDDEARAAGGLKIIGTERHEARRIDNQLRGRSGRQGDPGESRFYISLEDDLMRLFGSERLMNVFTTLGVEDGEQIEHKMLSNAIEKAQQKIESNNFGIRKNLLEYDQVMNEQREIIYEERRRVLDGENMRDSIFHMINDYVENVVDMIVSPDDEPEDWNLQELNMTIHNVVPMEAVTEEDVKDISQKELKHLLKERAVKSYELKETEFPEPEHLREIERVVLLKVIDAKWMDHIDDMDQLRQGIGLQAYGQRDPKVEYKMLGYDMFGAMTKSITEDTIRTLFHVRIEQKVEREQVAKVTGTNKDESAAHEPKRRAEKKVYPNDPCPCGSGKKYKQCCGRK
- a CDS encoding cofactor-independent phosphoglycerate mutase — translated: MKYIIVLSDGMAGRPLKELGGRTTLEAARTPVMDRLAQKAEVGMVSMVPEGMAPGSDTANLAVMGYDPDIYYTGRSPLEALSIGVDMEDTDVSFRCNIVTLSEEDCAYEERTIIDHSSDEISTEDAAVLLDALREGLEREGYRFYTGTSYRHLLIMKQGKETELTPPHDILTKRIGAYLPEDAVLREMMKKSYDILENHPVNAERRRKGLHPANSAWFWGAGRRPALKSFEEMTGLRGVMISAVDLLKGIAVGAGMDCIEVEGANGGLNTNYTGKAMAAVNALTKDGYDFAYIHVEAPDEMGHQGSLKDKITAIERVDELVAGKITEGMERAGADYRILVLPDHPTPIEVRTHTGDPVPYLLYDSTAPYEGTDAYDEKTASETGIYWPDGYKLIGHLLGRARS